A genomic window from Silene latifolia isolate original U9 population chromosome Y, ASM4854445v1, whole genome shotgun sequence includes:
- the LOC141629079 gene encoding uncharacterized protein LOC141629079: MTIAKNSAISSSSSPKNQKNSSNNKFDLLSSTTQEEFPALARKEGPSDADVQKEKAMGTIVGIPPLSLEPLVEYVELNYWRNSVYCFILGANPPWEIVEGFIRRLRVNYQPLIVKPWTPDVELIKHEVKSVPVWVKLHQLPLKFWGKGIPKIAGLLGNYIKCDPATEEKTRIGYARVMIEVSFGSALPDKVRFLDEHGDMVEVEVEYEWKPVACDVCHGVGHLSADCRKAHKKKTQAPLPTQKPAAKIWRPKAVGISKSQQDKGKAKVTSPVVVTHSGPTVEIQLQTPVVWHRTGTYSSGSTPIRPIMRMSRQETTEGACSVHTFGQQTFLEALNKSNTPKVGIGTSGSVPHLVVGNVDFCDYSAQCINMRILEIGTGKIFFLSMVYGFNDIIARQELWEQLVQFASTVDGPWLACGDFNTVLSHTERLGGSCSDAEIDDFHDCLSKCGLVDSPAMGSLFTWNNKQDVTTRVYSRLDRALINGEWGHQMPDMFARFLPEGDFDHTPCIMKCRNQHMHHKKPFKYYNMWGKASQYHNSISTWWNMYFKGTKMFCLVAKLK; the protein is encoded by the exons aTGACAATTGCAAAAAATTCTGCAATTAGTTCTTCATCTTcaccaaaaaaccaaaaaaatagtTCTAATAATAAGTTTGATCTTCTTTCTTCTACAACACAAGAGGAATTTCCTGCTCTCGCACGCAAAGAAGGTCCTTCAGATGCAGATGTTCAAAAGGAGAAAGCTATGGGGACGATTGTTGGAATTCCTCCACTGTCGCTGGAGCCATTAGTGGAATAT GTTGAATTGAACTACTGGCGTAATTCTGTTTACTGTTTCATATTGGGGGCGAATCCGCCTTGGGAGATTGTAGAGGGGTTTATCAGACGACTCCGGGTCAATTATCAG CCGTTAATAGTAAAGCCTTGGACGCCTGATGTCGAGTTGATTAAGCATGAGGTGAAATCTGTTCCGGTGTGGGTTAAACTACACCAATTGCCTCTCAAATTTTGGGGGAAAGGGATACCTAAAATTGCGGGGCTTTTGGGGAACTATATTAAATGTGATCCTGCTACTGAAGAGAAAACACGAATTGGGTATGCTAGGGTTATGATTGAAGTTTCCTTTGGCAGTGCCTTACCTGACAAAGTGAGATTTTTAGATGAGCATGGAGATATGGTTGAGGTGGAAGTGGAATACGAGTGGAAACCAGTGGCTTGTGATGTTTGTCATGGTGTGGGGCATCTTTCTGCTGACTGTAGGAAAGCCCATAAGAAGAAGACACAGGCTCCTCTTCCCACCCAAAAACCAGCTGCTAAAATTTGGAGGCCAAAAGCTGTGGGGATTTCTAAATCACAGCAGGACAAGGGTAAAGCAAAGGTGACCTCTCCTGTTGTTGTGACACATAGTGGCCCTACTGTGGAAATACAACTGCAAACTCCTGTGGTGTGGCATCGTACAGGTACTTATTCCTCTGGATCTACTCCTATTCGTCCTATAATGCGTATGAGTAGGCAAGAGACTACTGAGGGTGCATGTAGTGTCCATACTTTTGGTCAGCAAACTTTTCTAGAAGCTCTAAATAAGTCCAATACACCCAAGGTAGGCATTGGGACAAGTGGTAGTGTTCCTCACCTTGTGGTGGGGAAT GTTGATTTCTGTGATTATTCTGCTCAATGCATCAATATGAGGATTCTGGAAATTGGTACTGGGAAAATTTTCTTTTTGTCTATGGTTTATGGGTTCAATGATATTATTGCTAGGCAAGAGCTGTGGGAACAGCTTGTTCAGTTTGCATCTACAGTTGATGGACCATGGTTGGCCTGTGGTGATTTTAACACAGTACTCTCTCATACTGAAAGATTGGGAGGTAGCTGTAGTGATGCTGAAATAGATGATTTTCATGACTGCTTGTCTAAGTGTGGCTTAGTTGACAGTCCAGCTATGGGGTCTTTATTcacttggaataacaagcagGATGTTACAACTAGAGTTTACAGTAGGTTGGATAGGGCTTTGATTAATGGAGAGTGGGGACATCAGATGCCTGATATGTTTGCTCGCTTCCTACCtgaaggtgattttgaccatACCCCATGTATTATGAAGTGCAGAAATCAGCATATGCATCATAAGAAACCCTTCAAGTACTATAATATGTGGGGGAAAGCTTCTCAGTATCACAATTCTATTTCTACCTGGTGGAACATGTATTTCAAGGGGACCAAAATGTTCTGTCTGGTGGCTAAGCTTAAATAG